In Flavobacterium cerinum, one genomic interval encodes:
- a CDS encoding TcdA/TcdB catalytic glycosyltransferase domain-containing protein: MPLPPPKPVLTWERLLSEILELATNQESRGELETYCNNTFNRLKDNLDNYHNLTDHQQLGEEGFRLLIMTRDELELLKDVSMNSVDPIFENNPEAKLALVNIIEVQTLNIGENILSLGTNEVMLEDIFHLVNISYAFSRYDVGNIEAWCIAQSRKAIPSTVNFWSDRNNLMVHDLYDEIHQHVMNRATLNWRIRYPERLNLPQQLNDMEQQERELQALYDNNPTNELLHQINALHVQLLELRNTRVVYLEEFKKGIPPLEIPIQDNAYNFIKDRPVEEWDNLRIRFMQEQLNLPQNRIQMFTAKLNARRAALNVIQDILPPKYPHFASRDVSEILDSHPDLARYYKRELLLRMDYRAAHNIFSLIVLNTEGGNVLETGSLPQFNSGIKNIIDLHTKNKGGLGRNAEPFTISICDNLNTVEMAVNEMITGKKLLQTAQPLLLHYNETTAGDRQRVDAIWNDLKELPIEGFFKTIVNNPIFKDYVKHSYLSNKANFFPYQSILSSRSDSAGLQKIIDRVKEHNRQIEQILPHLSVNMTAESLIAFKNEVFSEENYEGLDDDARFFKDKEIEAIYKYRFGRFFDSRKDFDDLLSGLGIVNEGLTEYCVQQYGRGFSDFIIGIIFDGLHPQYFSHFVNDASFTHSNTFLNLPVHAEIRAVNPNVEVELETVLHFRDFFERKAMQFYELGEAHSAESIQFLPQDLLLSSYEYPEGLCLSLSLLQGMADDYLEGATIFASDISAISALQVGQLRNQLSQSDAGLYTEYSRQLRELNKVANKNFFNESTSVFQNTGSATLATLETVLSSLTFEREVRYLLTTTNHGMTLSRKGDLYTFYDSNIGYVRFDSQEKVGAFIRAHLDLKHGLGTYYGLTDATTVNISGYTNSDLWAFDNVRYFRSILSEGGAELTVDRLSSLDRENGMLSIGTARFKRTELVAMGGKYKGFAMDENTPFATADFWDQVTFDSQKLLRFIYDHEADTATINRLEALKQIGKLQTDGGIVSLADLTGGKATNHIDPLHYTILESSKQIADLYDRFSIRLKNMVDQLGLNLEEYRFKTGEVEKLADHQYKMVLVHKETGQEVPLTLDGKEFENVVSEHIATLGESSESALVLGGAGLGLMGLIRGATALRSGHGSGYDIASVVLGGKQLADAILGTVAMTVIGDTLTASGTVFSFSIEGTLANLCEQTAVRIGGTIGKLLTSVSMFLKLPLIGLNVWGLYEDVTYLNSADSGPARAVAISQLVTDSIVTALTLASFAVPEVAIPALIVGAVGMGVTAIVQNLANAHDRYYKLTEWQDRLREIANSYSPVPNTRNRNLADLSKNQLCGDVRLVLSDDRKNPHQLTYTKSCDTAIRYGHHPEKSPQEVRNAIGYGYSYTSPIGPFAREEFFDPIRSPFNIGWGLIDRVILGYGSRYQLMTQVEYISDWLLYDSRNGRASGGYWETFYTRANYNSIQQDGASCTVIGNSLDNTFITPDIVNWSDAREASYIIEQHANYQFNITTGPGNNVVVLGQTGRYLLDGGSGNNTLDLSQVQLNLNVDLDITGYQPVYMGNDRYSNCIKVAVSNFNIVRCSLSNFELHREVVVKGQSNKPNVFVLGRMSRVSVYGRGGGNTYILNKISNRSAEFSQIINLYILPPVSGNIDVSVERVHFEEYKLSDLNNVTFSLTGGVKPVLTLEGLALQLLYIDGCKVHDNTVSNVQFSTLDGFSFYYDHKLRKGVVTQIDIDKWNDSNREFYKQAFHFGLFETIYKGKFVVADEVICISTTGTFFINTKTKKAVLFANLKTKVLTIPEEFKDFAWTVSANHTVHVTVIRRYMCNAQKPLIVFEAHSLANVQNTIEMFDFGKTYTMSVSKERNSLLVHLLNRSNSNERLTILFRDIYNQDITQTLANTDVYLRRSIRNKIKISFLWELCKDFSDEESVVIPFSE, from the coding sequence ATGCCATTACCGCCACCAAAACCTGTTTTGACTTGGGAGAGACTTCTAAGTGAAATTTTAGAACTGGCAACAAATCAAGAATCCAGAGGAGAACTTGAAACATATTGTAATAACACTTTTAATAGATTAAAAGATAATTTGGATAATTATCATAATCTAACCGATCATCAACAGCTAGGTGAAGAAGGATTTCGTTTGTTGATAATGACACGAGATGAGTTGGAGCTTCTTAAAGACGTATCGATGAATTCTGTTGATCCGATATTTGAAAATAATCCGGAAGCAAAACTGGCATTAGTCAATATAATTGAAGTGCAAACACTAAATATAGGAGAGAATATTCTCTCTTTGGGAACAAATGAGGTAATGTTGGAAGATATATTTCATTTGGTAAATATCTCATATGCATTTTCGAGATATGATGTCGGAAATATTGAAGCTTGGTGCATTGCACAAAGTAGAAAAGCAATACCTTCTACAGTGAACTTTTGGTCGGATAGAAATAATCTGATGGTGCATGATTTATATGACGAGATACATCAACATGTTATGAATCGGGCTACTCTTAATTGGAGAATAAGATATCCGGAACGATTGAACCTCCCACAGCAATTAAATGATATGGAGCAGCAAGAAAGAGAGTTGCAGGCTTTGTATGATAATAATCCAACAAATGAATTATTACATCAGATAAATGCACTACATGTTCAGCTTCTCGAATTAAGAAATACTAGAGTCGTTTATTTAGAAGAGTTCAAAAAGGGTATACCTCCTTTGGAAATTCCTATTCAGGATAATGCCTATAATTTTATAAAAGATAGACCTGTTGAAGAATGGGATAATTTGCGGATACGTTTTATGCAGGAGCAATTAAATTTACCCCAAAATAGAATACAAATGTTTACTGCAAAACTAAATGCTCGAAGAGCTGCACTCAATGTAATACAAGATATTCTACCTCCAAAATATCCTCATTTTGCTTCTCGTGATGTCTCTGAAATACTTGATTCACATCCTGATTTAGCTCGCTATTACAAACGGGAGCTACTCTTACGAATGGATTACAGAGCAGCGCATAATATCTTTTCTTTAATCGTATTAAATACGGAAGGTGGGAATGTTCTTGAAACGGGTTCCTTACCACAATTTAATAGTGGTATAAAGAATATTATTGATCTGCACACGAAGAATAAAGGAGGTTTAGGTAGAAATGCAGAACCGTTTACGATCTCTATATGCGATAATTTGAATACTGTTGAGATGGCAGTTAACGAAATGATTACAGGTAAAAAGCTGTTGCAGACTGCTCAACCTTTGCTTCTTCATTATAATGAAACAACTGCCGGTGATCGACAAAGGGTCGATGCTATTTGGAATGATTTGAAAGAATTACCGATTGAAGGATTTTTTAAAACAATTGTAAATAATCCTATTTTTAAAGATTATGTTAAGCATTCGTACCTTTCTAATAAAGCAAATTTTTTTCCATATCAAAGCATTCTTAGTTCACGTAGTGATTCTGCGGGATTACAGAAAATTATAGATCGTGTCAAGGAACACAACAGACAAATAGAGCAAATTCTGCCGCACCTTTCTGTAAATATGACAGCAGAAAGTCTTATTGCTTTTAAAAATGAGGTGTTTAGTGAAGAAAATTATGAAGGTTTAGATGATGATGCCCGTTTTTTTAAAGATAAAGAGATTGAAGCAATTTATAAATACAGATTTGGAAGATTCTTTGATAGTAGAAAAGATTTTGATGATTTGTTAAGTGGTTTGGGTATTGTAAATGAAGGGCTTACGGAGTATTGTGTTCAACAATATGGAAGGGGTTTTTCTGATTTTATTATTGGGATAATATTTGATGGATTACATCCGCAATATTTCTCTCATTTTGTTAATGATGCTTCTTTTACTCACTCAAATACGTTTTTGAATTTGCCAGTTCATGCTGAAATAAGGGCTGTAAATCCAAATGTGGAAGTCGAATTAGAGACTGTCTTACACTTCCGTGATTTTTTTGAGAGAAAGGCGATGCAGTTTTATGAATTGGGAGAAGCGCATTCCGCGGAATCGATTCAGTTTTTACCACAGGATTTATTGCTGTCTTCCTATGAATATCCGGAAGGATTGTGTTTGAGCTTGTCGTTGCTTCAAGGAATGGCTGATGATTATCTGGAAGGCGCTACTATTTTTGCCTCGGATATTTCGGCAATATCAGCACTTCAGGTTGGTCAGTTACGTAATCAGTTGTCACAATCAGATGCCGGATTGTATACAGAATATTCCCGACAACTACGGGAATTGAATAAAGTGGCCAATAAAAATTTTTTTAATGAAAGCACCTCTGTGTTTCAAAATACCGGAAGTGCCACTTTAGCTACTCTTGAAACCGTGTTAAGCAGCCTTACCTTTGAAAGGGAAGTTCGTTATTTACTGACCACGACCAATCATGGGATGACCTTAAGTCGTAAAGGTGATTTGTATACATTTTATGATTCCAATATCGGATATGTTCGTTTTGATAGCCAAGAGAAAGTGGGTGCCTTTATCCGGGCTCATCTGGATCTAAAGCATGGATTGGGCACCTATTACGGATTAACGGATGCGACTACGGTGAATATCTCCGGCTATACAAACTCCGATTTATGGGCCTTTGATAACGTAAGGTATTTTAGGAGTATCCTTTCAGAAGGAGGAGCTGAACTAACCGTAGACCGACTTAGTTCATTAGATCGGGAAAACGGTATGCTCAGTATCGGTACAGCCCGTTTTAAGCGTACCGAATTGGTGGCTATGGGAGGTAAATATAAAGGCTTTGCGATGGATGAGAACACACCGTTTGCCACCGCCGACTTTTGGGATCAAGTGACTTTTGATAGTCAGAAACTCCTTCGTTTTATCTACGACCATGAAGCGGATACTGCAACAATTAACCGACTGGAGGCGTTAAAACAGATCGGAAAACTGCAAACCGACGGTGGTATTGTATCGCTCGCGGATCTTACAGGCGGAAAAGCCACCAACCATATTGATCCGCTGCATTATACGATCTTAGAATCATCCAAACAGATTGCGGATCTGTATGATCGTTTTTCGATCAGGTTAAAGAACATGGTGGATCAATTAGGTCTCAACCTGGAGGAATACCGATTTAAAACCGGAGAAGTTGAAAAGCTAGCGGATCATCAGTATAAAATGGTTTTGGTTCATAAAGAAACCGGTCAGGAAGTCCCGCTTACTCTGGATGGCAAAGAATTTGAAAATGTCGTGAGTGAGCATATTGCTACTTTGGGCGAAAGCAGTGAATCGGCTCTTGTATTGGGCGGAGCAGGTCTTGGCCTTATGGGTTTAATTCGTGGTGCTACGGCACTTCGTAGCGGTCATGGTAGCGGATATGATATTGCATCGGTTGTTTTGGGCGGCAAACAATTAGCCGATGCGATACTGGGAACTGTCGCCATGACGGTTATCGGTGATACGCTAACGGCATCCGGGACGGTCTTTTCATTTTCGATAGAAGGTACTTTAGCCAATTTGTGTGAACAGACGGCTGTTCGAATAGGCGGAACTATCGGAAAACTGCTGACTTCGGTGAGTATGTTTTTAAAATTACCGTTAATCGGATTAAATGTCTGGGGATTATATGAAGATGTGACGTATTTGAATAGTGCCGATTCGGGTCCTGCCCGTGCAGTAGCGATTAGTCAGCTGGTTACCGATTCTATTGTAACGGCACTAACCCTGGCTTCATTCGCGGTTCCGGAAGTAGCCATTCCGGCTCTTATTGTCGGAGCAGTAGGAATGGGTGTTACAGCGATTGTTCAGAATCTGGCCAATGCTCATGATCGGTATTATAAACTAACCGAATGGCAGGATCGATTACGGGAGATTGCCAACAGTTATAGTCCGGTGCCTAATACCCGAAATCGCAATTTGGCGGATCTGTCTAAAAACCAACTTTGTGGTGATGTCCGTTTGGTATTGAGCGATGATAGAAAAAATCCGCATCAGTTAACCTATACCAAATCCTGCGATACAGCGATCCGTTATGGTCATCATCCGGAGAAGAGCCCGCAAGAAGTGAGAAATGCTATTGGTTACGGTTATAGCTATACGAGTCCGATCGGACCTTTTGCCAGAGAAGAATTTTTTGATCCGATTCGATCACCGTTTAATATCGGATGGGGATTGATTGACAGGGTTATACTGGGCTACGGTAGTCGTTATCAACTCATGACTCAGGTGGAATATATTTCCGACTGGTTGCTTTATGATTCCCGAAACGGCAGAGCCAGCGGTGGTTATTGGGAAACCTTCTATACCCGGGCGAATTATAATTCTATCCAACAGGACGGAGCAAGTTGTACCGTTATCGGGAACAGTTTGGATAACACTTTTATTACACCGGATATTGTGAACTGGTCGGATGCCAGGGAAGCTTCATATATTATAGAACAACATGCAAATTATCAGTTTAACATTACTACCGGACCGGGCAATAATGTGGTGGTGTTAGGACAAACAGGGCGATATCTCCTTGATGGCGGTTCGGGAAATAATACATTGGATCTTTCTCAGGTACAACTCAACTTAAATGTCGATTTGGATATTACCGGTTATCAGCCTGTTTATATGGGAAATGACCGCTATTCAAACTGTATAAAAGTAGCTGTTTCCAATTTTAATATTGTCCGATGTTCGTTGTCTAATTTTGAATTGCATAGAGAAGTTGTGGTCAAAGGACAATCGAATAAACCGAATGTATTTGTTTTAGGTAGGATGTCCCGGGTAAGTGTATACGGAAGAGGCGGAGGAAATACGTATATCTTGAATAAGATCAGTAACCGTAGTGCCGAGTTCAGTCAGATAATTAATCTGTATATACTACCGCCGGTTTCGGGTAATATAGATGTATCGGTGGAGCGTGTTCATTTTGAAGAGTACAAACTCTCGGATTTGAATAACGTTACTTTTTCATTAACCGGCGGAGTAAAACCGGTGTTGACCTTAGAAGGACTCGCCTTGCAACTGCTTTATATTGACGGTTGTAAAGTACATGATAATACGGTAAGCAATGTACAGTTTTCTACTCTGGACGGCTTTTCCTTTTACTACGATCATAAGTTGAGAAAAGGTGTCGTGACTCAGATCGATATTGATAAATGGAATGATAGTAATCGGGAGTTTTATAAACAAGCATTTCATTTTGGTTTATTTGAAACGATATATAAGGGCAAATTTGTTGTTGCTGATGAAGTGATTTGTATTAGTACTACAGGAACTTTTTTCATTAATACCAAGACTAAAAAAGCAGTTTTATTTGCAAACTTAAAAACAAAAGTGTTAACCATACCAGAGGAGTTTAAAGATTTTGCATGGACAGTGTCAGCTAATCATACGGTACATGTAACAGTAATTCGTAGGTATATGTGTAATGCACAAAAGCCGTTGATTGTTTTTGAAGCACATTCATTAGCGAATGTACAAAATACGATTGAAATGTTTGATTTTGGTAAAACCTATACTATGTCGGTAAGTAAGGAACGTAATTCCTTATTAGTTCATTTACTAAACAGAAGTAACTCGAACGAAAGATTAACCATTTTGTTTAGAGATATCTATAATCAGGATATAACACAAACATTAGCCAATACGGATGTTTACTTACGAAGAAGTATTCGTAATAAAATAAAAATTAGTTTTTTATGGGAGCTCTGTAAAGATTTTTCGGATGAAGAGTCTGTAGTTATTCCCTTCTCAGAATAA
- a CDS encoding MlaE family ABC transporter permease: protein MLRYLSQIGKYFLMLKEVFNRPTKWSAMKQLIFKEIDDLIIGSLGIVAFISFFVGGVVAIQTALNLTNPLIPKYLIGFATRQSVILEFAPTFISIIMAGKMGSFITSSIGTMRVTEQIDALEVMGINSLNYLVFPKVIALLLYPFVIGLSMFLGILGGWIAGVYGGFASSDEFMTGLQVEFNPFHVTYAFLKTVVFALLLATIPSFHGYYMKGGALEVGKASTTSFVWTSVAIILANYILTQLLLTK, encoded by the coding sequence ATGCTTAGATATCTGTCACAAATAGGGAAATATTTCCTGATGTTGAAAGAAGTCTTCAACAGACCGACAAAATGGTCGGCTATGAAGCAGCTAATTTTCAAAGAAATAGATGATTTAATTATCGGATCACTGGGAATTGTAGCGTTCATTTCGTTCTTTGTGGGTGGTGTTGTTGCCATTCAAACTGCTTTAAACCTTACCAATCCATTAATTCCGAAATACCTGATCGGTTTTGCCACACGTCAGTCGGTAATCCTTGAATTTGCTCCTACTTTTATCTCGATCATTATGGCCGGTAAAATGGGATCTTTTATCACTTCCAGTATTGGTACAATGCGGGTAACCGAACAAATCGATGCATTGGAAGTCATGGGAATTAATTCTCTGAATTATCTGGTATTTCCAAAAGTGATTGCGTTGCTTTTATATCCTTTTGTTATCGGATTAAGTATGTTTCTTGGAATTTTAGGCGGATGGATTGCCGGAGTTTACGGAGGTTTTGCTTCCAGTGATGAATTTATGACCGGTTTACAGGTAGAGTTTAATCCGTTCCACGTAACCTATGCCTTTCTTAAAACCGTTGTATTTGCCCTTTTACTGGCCACTATTCCATCCTTTCACGGCTATTACATGAAAGGTGGTGCGTTAGAAGTCGGTAAAGCCAGTACGACTTCATTCGTATGGACCAGTGTTGCCATTATCCTTGCGAATTATATTTTAACACAATTACTATTAACCAAATAA
- a CDS encoding class I SAM-dependent methyltransferase, producing MYEKTFPNKRFKHTLEFLQKHITTSESILDLGVENPFSTIMKENGYTVTNTKGEDLDIDQSALSQNKYQVTTAFEIFEHLLNPYTVLQHIQSDKLVLSIPMRLWFSPAYRSKTDMWDRHYHEFEDWQLDWLLEKAGWKILDRQKFTNPVKQFGIRPLLRRFTPRYYIVYAEKVK from the coding sequence ATGTACGAAAAAACGTTTCCGAACAAAAGGTTCAAACACACTTTAGAGTTTCTTCAAAAACACATAACGACTTCCGAATCTATTTTGGATTTGGGCGTAGAAAATCCGTTTTCTACAATAATGAAAGAAAACGGCTATACGGTAACCAATACGAAAGGCGAAGATCTGGACATCGATCAAAGTGCGCTTTCGCAAAATAAATACCAGGTAACCACTGCTTTTGAAATTTTCGAACATCTATTGAATCCTTATACGGTTTTACAGCATATCCAATCGGATAAACTGGTACTTTCCATTCCGATGCGATTGTGGTTTTCACCGGCATATCGCAGCAAAACCGATATGTGGGATCGTCATTATCACGAATTTGAAGACTGGCAACTGGACTGGTTACTGGAAAAGGCCGGATGGAAAATCCTGGATCGCCAAAAGTTTACCAACCCGGTAAAACAGTTTGGTATTCGCCCTTTACTTCGTCGTTTTACACCGAGATATTACATTGTTTATGCTGAAAAAGTAAAATAA
- a CDS encoding mannose-1-phosphate guanylyltransferase, with product MNKNYYAILMAGGVGSRFWPVSTVDFPKQFHDMLGTGETLIQKTFSRLSKIVPKENILILTNERYNQLVLEQLPQVKQDQVILEPVMRNTAPCILFASLKIQRQNPDALVVVAPSDHWIEDEDQFVANLHKSFEYCSQNNVLMTLGILPTFPNTGYGYIEYNKLDNNPIKKVVQFREKPDYATAKAFIQSRNFLWNAGIFIWSIRSITEAFETFLPEMIHLFEKGKTFYNTSREQEFINEIYADAENISIDYAVLEKARNVYVLPATFDWNDLGTWGSLHEKLPKDEQFNAVVNATMILENASNNIIRTEGKKLVVINGLSDFIVVDKNDTLLIFPKDKEQEIKKISMLLDQK from the coding sequence ATGAATAAGAACTATTATGCAATATTAATGGCCGGAGGTGTAGGATCTCGCTTTTGGCCGGTTAGTACCGTAGATTTCCCGAAACAGTTTCACGATATGCTGGGTACGGGAGAAACCCTGATCCAGAAAACGTTTAGCCGACTTTCTAAAATTGTACCGAAAGAAAATATACTGATCTTAACGAATGAACGCTATAATCAGTTAGTTTTGGAACAGTTACCGCAGGTAAAACAAGATCAGGTAATTCTGGAACCGGTAATGCGAAATACGGCACCTTGTATTTTATTTGCTTCATTAAAAATACAACGACAAAATCCGGATGCTTTGGTTGTAGTAGCACCAAGCGATCACTGGATTGAAGATGAAGATCAATTCGTAGCCAACCTTCATAAATCATTCGAATACTGTTCTCAAAATAATGTATTAATGACATTGGGAATTTTACCGACTTTCCCGAATACAGGATACGGTTATATCGAATACAATAAACTGGATAACAATCCGATTAAAAAAGTAGTGCAATTCCGTGAAAAACCGGATTATGCTACAGCAAAAGCGTTTATTCAGAGTCGTAACTTTTTATGGAACGCCGGAATATTTATATGGAGTATCCGATCCATTACCGAAGCCTTCGAAACGTTTTTACCTGAAATGATTCATCTTTTTGAAAAAGGAAAAACATTTTATAATACATCACGGGAACAGGAATTTATCAATGAGATTTATGCCGATGCTGAAAACATTTCAATTGATTATGCTGTTCTGGAAAAAGCCCGAAATGTGTATGTTTTACCGGCTACATTCGACTGGAATGATCTGGGAACATGGGGATCTCTTCATGAAAAACTGCCAAAAGACGAACAGTTTAATGCGGTTGTTAATGCCACGATGATTCTGGAAAACGCATCCAATAACATTATCCGGACAGAAGGTAAGAAGTTGGTAGTGATTAACGGACTTAGTGATTTTATTGTCGTGGACAAAAATGATACCTTGTTAATCTTTCCTAAAGATAAAGAACAGGAAATTAAAAAAATAAGCATGTTGTTAGATCAGAAATAA
- a CDS encoding ABC transporter ATP-binding protein gives MIEVKDIEKSFGDTKVLKGISTVFDTGKTNLIIGQSGSGKTVLLKSLLGIHTPDKGTISFDGRIYSDLTNDQKRDLRTEIGMVFQGSALFDSMTVEENIGFPLKMFTNKNPREIQERVNFVIDRVKLINANTKKPSEISGGMQKRVAIARAIVNNPKYLFCDEPNSGLDPKTSIVIDNLIQEITEEYNITTVINTHDMNSVMEIGEKIIFLKEGILAWEGTKKEIFKTDNEAIVDFVYSSNLFKKVRKAQNREL, from the coding sequence ATGATAGAAGTAAAAGATATCGAGAAATCATTTGGTGACACCAAAGTTTTAAAAGGAATTTCCACTGTTTTTGATACCGGCAAAACCAATTTGATTATTGGTCAGAGCGGATCCGGTAAAACTGTATTATTAAAAAGTCTTTTAGGCATCCATACTCCGGATAAAGGAACCATTTCATTTGATGGACGAATTTATTCAGACCTTACAAATGATCAAAAACGGGATTTACGGACAGAAATCGGAATGGTATTTCAGGGAAGTGCGTTGTTTGACTCAATGACCGTGGAAGAAAATATCGGTTTTCCGTTAAAGATGTTTACCAATAAGAATCCACGTGAAATTCAGGAACGCGTTAATTTTGTTATCGATCGTGTAAAACTGATCAATGCTAATACAAAAAAACCTTCAGAAATATCAGGAGGAATGCAAAAACGTGTAGCTATTGCCCGTGCCATTGTAAACAATCCTAAATATTTATTTTGTGATGAGCCGAACTCCGGTCTGGATCCCAAAACTTCAATTGTAATCGACAACCTGATTCAGGAAATCACAGAAGAATACAATATTACAACGGTAATCAATACCCATGACATGAACTCTGTAATGGAAATCGGTGAAAAAATCATTTTTTTAAAAGAAGGTATTCTGGCTTGGGAAGGAACCAAAAAAGAGATCTTTAAAACCGATAATGAAGCTATTGTTGATTTTGTTTATTCTTCAAATCTCTTTAAAAAAGTACGAAAAGCCCAAAACAGGGAATTATAA
- a CDS encoding glycosyltransferase: MRYYIVIPAHNESAFIALTLQSLVEQTLQPQKVVVVNDNSTDDTNAIVSDFSAKHPWISIIEKKSDAIHLPGSKVIQAFQKGFDTLDNNYDVIVKLDADLILPPDYFEKIIGKFQSDPTVGMAGGFAYIEKNGHWILENLTDKDHIRGAFKAYRKDCFQQIGGLKAAMGWDTVDELLCKFYNWKVVTDESLIVKHLKPTGANYNKTARYKQGEAFYSLRYGFLITTIASLKLAMMKKKPLLFIDYIVGFLKARKNKKPYLVTPEQGRFIRNYRFQKMKSKLL, translated from the coding sequence ATGAGATACTATATTGTTATTCCTGCTCATAACGAATCGGCTTTTATCGCCTTAACACTACAATCGTTGGTTGAACAAACACTGCAACCGCAAAAAGTAGTTGTGGTTAACGATAATTCTACGGATGACACCAATGCAATTGTAAGCGATTTTTCAGCTAAACATCCCTGGATCTCGATCATCGAAAAAAAATCGGATGCGATTCATTTACCCGGAAGCAAAGTCATTCAGGCTTTCCAAAAAGGTTTTGATACACTGGACAACAATTATGATGTGATTGTAAAGTTGGATGCCGATTTAATTTTACCGCCGGATTATTTTGAAAAAATCATCGGAAAATTCCAGAGTGATCCGACTGTCGGTATGGCCGGCGGATTTGCTTATATTGAGAAAAACGGTCATTGGATCTTGGAAAATCTTACCGACAAAGATCATATCCGAGGTGCCTTTAAAGCATATCGAAAAGACTGTTTTCAACAAATCGGCGGTTTAAAAGCAGCTATGGGTTGGGACACTGTAGACGAACTGCTTTGTAAATTTTACAACTGGAAAGTGGTAACCGACGAAAGTCTTATCGTAAAACATTTAAAACCAACCGGAGCCAACTATAACAAAACGGCACGTTACAAACAAGGCGAAGCATTTTACAGTCTTCGTTACGGTTTTCTTATTACAACAATTGCTTCCTTAAAGCTCGCAATGATGAAAAAGAAACCCTTACTATTTATTGATTATATCGTTGGTTTCTTAAAAGCCCGGAAAAATAAAAAACCGTATTTGGTCACACCGGAACAAGGTCGTTTTATCAGGAATTACCGGTTTCAAAAGATGAAGTCAAAGCTTTTATAA
- a CDS encoding 3-oxoacyl-ACP synthase III family protein — translation MNSKIIGSGSYIPNVTVTNLDFARHQFLNEDGSPFPYPNDVIAQKFKEITGIEERRYVEDNLLASDIAYFAAQKAIDDAGIDPETLDYIIFAHNFGNVKQGAIQTDILPSLSARVKHSLKIKNPKCVAYDILFGCPGWIEGVIQANAYIKSGMAKRCLVIGAETLSRVVDIHDRDSMIYSDGAGATIIEATEEETTGVLAHETASFTHDEAYFLYFGNSFNDTHDPDVRYIKMYGRKIYEFALSQVPKAMKECLDNSGIDISEVKKVLIHQANEKMDEAIIQRFFRLYKQTPPEGVMPMSIHKLGNSSVATVPTLYDLLIKGKIENQELHKGDVIIFASVGAGMNINAFVYRL, via the coding sequence ATGAATAGTAAAATAATCGGATCCGGAAGTTATATTCCAAACGTTACCGTAACCAATCTTGATTTTGCCAGACATCAGTTTTTAAATGAAGACGGTTCTCCTTTTCCTTACCCTAATGATGTAATTGCTCAAAAATTCAAAGAGATTACCGGAATTGAAGAACGCCGGTATGTTGAAGACAACTTGTTAGCTTCGGATATTGCTTATTTTGCTGCTCAAAAAGCCATTGACGATGCCGGAATTGATCCCGAAACACTGGATTACATTATTTTCGCACATAACTTCGGTAACGTAAAACAAGGTGCTATTCAGACTGATATTCTTCCGAGTTTATCCGCCCGGGTTAAACACAGCTTAAAAATCAAAAATCCGAAATGTGTCGCCTATGATATTTTATTCGGATGTCCGGGATGGATTGAAGGCGTAATTCAAGCCAATGCCTATATTAAATCCGGGATGGCAAAAAGATGTCTGGTTATCGGTGCCGAGACATTGTCACGTGTAGTGGATATACACGATCGCGACAGTATGATTTATTCCGATGGTGCCGGAGCAACAATAATTGAGGCTACCGAAGAGGAAACTACCGGTGTATTAGCCCATGAAACCGCTTCTTTCACCCATGATGAAGCCTATTTTCTATATTTCGGAAATTCGTTTAACGACACACACGATCCCGATGTACGTTATATTAAAATGTACGGTCGGAAAATTTACGAATTTGCATTAAGTCAGGTTCCCAAAGCCATGAAAGAATGTCTTGATAACAGCGGAATCGACATTAGTGAAGTAAAAAAAGTACTGATTCATCAGGCTAATGAAAAAATGGATGAAGCGATCATTCAGCGTTTTTTCCGATTATACAAACAAACACCGCCGGAAGGTGTAATGCCGATGAGTATTCATAAACTCGGAAATTCCAGTGTAGCAACGGTTCCTACTTTATATGATTTGCTGATAAAAGGAAAAATTGAAAATCAGGAACTTCATAAAGGAGATGTTATTATCTTTGCATCCGTAGGCGCAGGCATGAACATAAACGCCTTCGTTTACCGATTATAA